ATTGTCTGTTAAGCTTGCCTGGTCCTGTCCTTCTTCGTCACAAttatgattgactacagctggtgactcctcaGAGCCAATTTAATTAGGGCATATTTAGTCATTAGACTCAGCCACAAACGGTACAGTTGGAAAGTCTAAGGAGCTTAGCacaaatctgaaaaagcaaatcaatgACTTAAATAAGTCAAGAGAGTCACTTGGACCCATTTCAAATCAGCTACAAATCCCACAATTCAACTGCGTAAACGATCATTTGTGAgtataaagttcatgctacagttgtgtcactgccacagtcaggaagaaaacacaaactatgacctgctgctgagggacAATTgatcaggatggtcaagagtcaccTTAAATCACCAAAGAGTGACTGCAATattttagaagctgctggaacacagctgtcagcgTTCACATTTAAGCATGTTTTACACTACCATGGGCGAAGTCGCTGTTATACAAAAAAGATGCACTTTTCTAGAAGGGCACCTTAAGGCTCAGAAGTTTGCTGCTGTTCACATGTAGAAAGAAAAGGACTTCTCACCAAAATACGTGAGAAGGTCTTTCTTTGCTTTCTCTGAGGCCATTGCTACAGAAGTACTAAGAAATCAATTGGTCACTGTGGGATCGCTTTGAGGTCACCAGGCTGCAGGCCAGTGGGGAAGAGATGACACTTCGACAGTTCCTGGACTACTTTAAAAATGAGCGTAAGTTGGAGATCACAATGCTTTCTCAGGGAGTGTCCATGCTGTATTCGTTTTTCATGCCTGCTGCCAAACTTAAAGAGAGGCTGGAGCTGCCGATGACGGAGATTGTGACTAAGGTGTCCAAAAAGAAGCTGGGCAAAAATGTGAAAGCCTTGGTGTTCAAGCTATGCTGTAACAacttttcagatgaagacgggAGGAGAGAAAGTTGAGgactttaaccccaagaacaccacaCCTGTGATGAAGAGGAATATCTCCATAtccttcagtgtgtgtgtttgccaagACTGCGTACACTGATACATCACACAGGTTGCAGGAATTTACTGGATTGCAGCAACTGATTAAAATCTCAACACAATTCAAGATTAGAAGTTGAGATGAAGTGACAGTGGACACAGAAAGGACAAACAGTGGTGTTTTAGATTTAAGCTATAAGCACAAACATACAGCCTCATGGTCTCATGGTTGTTTGAGTTTATCGAGAAAACAAATGGAGTCAAATTCCTTACGAACACAAAGGTGTGGCCATAACCATAGATAACACTGTGAATGTGGATGTTGCAGCAAAGAAGCTACAAATTGTAAAATGTTTCACACATGTATTCAAATTGGCACATCAGAAGATCCACAATCAACAGAGATTCCAGGTGGCCACACAAGATTAGTCTCTCCTTCTGGTCCTGAGTTATGGCACTGACTATTGGCCAGAGAAGGTGTGATGAAAACATTGGTTTTGGAAATAAAAAACCTTTCAAAACGCATCAAGAAAATCTCAGAGAAAAGCCACATATAGACTGCTAACTTACTAATGGATTTAAGCTGCTGTTTACAATTAAGCAACTATTTTGAAATGATGTGTAATTTTCACCTCAAGCACCCAAACCTTTGCGGTACCAATGACATCTGATGAGCTGTTGCACacccttcctcacctcctctctgGCTTTGCGGAGCTCAGTTTCCAGGATGGACAGACGGGTTTCCAGCTGCTGAACACGGTGGCTGAGCTCTGTGTTCGCCCTGGTCAGTGAAGCCTCCTTCAGCCTCAGGGATCgcaccagctgctgcagctcctcctcacGCTGCTCCAACAGCTTCCTGAGAGAAGAAGGGAAGACAAGATGATGCAGGGGGGTCAGAAACAGCAGGTGACTTTAATTTGGAGAAGAACTGTGCCCTGAACTTGAAACTTGTTGATTACTGTTGTACTATTACTACAGGGACCAAGACAAATTGGGCAGTGTGAGCGGGCCTGCAGTTTGTGTGACCTGGTGATgtgctcctcctgctgctgggcTCTCAGGGCTGACAGGGTGTCAGACAGATCCCTGCTGTCCCTCTCCAGGCGGCTGCTCTCGCCGGCCCGAGCTTCCTCCACACGCAGCTGGTGCTGTGCactcttcagctgctgctgcagctccaacaCCTTCAATCACAACAGAGCCACAGGCTTCACTcggtgacaaaaacaaacatgagcacTCGACCTCCCATCCATTTCAAAAGCAGGAcaggattttttggaaaatcttcTGTAGAAATAGTCTATAGTGTCtgcaaataagaataaaaaagagtTATGCAAATGGAAGCAAAGCAAATGTTCTGACATCTTTAAACACCTAAAAATCACACCCCTTTCTTTACAAGCTAAAAAGCAACTGCttcttttacatgttgaaaattcaggtgaatacacattttttgaagGCACAAGGGCAAATCAGCTCACAGAAAGCGTATTCCATTAAGGGCTCACTCAGAGTGCAGGTTTCCCTGACTATTTGAACTATAAACAGActccaaacaagaaaacaggaactGTCAAGTAAAATCATCTCAGGCCTTTATCACAATTTCAGCTTAGTCTGGTGGTCTTTGCATGAATTGGCTTTAGTAAACCTAAAATTGGCAACCACAGACAACCAGTATGACAGCTCTGAGGTTACCAACCTAACTATGTGGAAAGGTTGTAATTACAAGCCAAATATACACTGATTAAAAACAGAGTTTCAGATTAACACCAGGTTAGATAAAAGTcctactttccaccactgtggttATCACAGTAGCTGTCTGTGCCAGTTAGAGCGGCTCTAATACAGCTTAATGATCATCAGTCACTACCACAATGCAACCACTTGAAATCTTAACCGGCACACTCTCAAAAAATGTCGCAAATGCAACCATCTTGGTCGCAGTCTCGAGCCCTgaaacatgttgatttcaggtcTTGTAGTTTCAGATCTTCATCTGTAATACTGTAACATAGAAATAGTGGAACTGATCCACCCGTGGGATCACCAGGTGTTGCAGCACTGACCTTCTTGTCAGCAGCAATGAGCCGTGTCCTCTCGGCCTGTAGGTCCTCCTGCAGACTGGTGGTGGCGCTGCGGTTTGTGCAGCTGCGtgccagctccagctccagctctcTGATTTTGTGCTGCTGACGTTCACATTCAGCCTCCTGAGTCTGAACTTTCTGCTCCACCTGGACCAGCTTGTTTTGTACCTGTTTCACTTCTGCACAAAGCTGAAGGAAgcacacaggaaacacaaagcatgaacactaaaacaaaggctATGCTACCAATAtaacaactaaataaatatacaatgtGTGCGTCTCCTGTAGAAGTTTATGTTCGAGTTTCACATTTAGTCATGGTGATTAGCATTCAGAGTGAAGTCAATGACTAAGAGTGTGACTGAGATGATGATTAGGTGATAAATGTCAGAAGCATTCAGGAAATTCCCAGTGTGCTGCAGTTAAATACCAACCTTGAGCTTTTCCTGGTCCAGCAGAGTATTGTGTCGCTTCAGGTCCATGCTCTTCTCCTTCTCGTAGCGCAGCTCTCTCTCTGCTGAGGTAAACAGGCTCTGGGCCCTCTGCAGGTCCTGCTTCATCTGTTTGGCCTCCTCTGCCTTCTGGCTCAGCACTGAGTCTTGGGACTGAGGATGGAAACAAGTCAGTGTGGGAATGTTTATGCTGAAAGGGAACAAATACAGAAGGATACAGGTAGCAGAGTGTCCCCAGCTGTGACTTTTGTGTCAGTTACGAATCATCAAACCAGTCCAATGTGCGTCCTATAATTTGATGAGGAGTCAAATTCTGTtaaatgaaacactgaaacagGGAGCCTTGGAGCTTTTAAGTTAATCATCGGCTTTGATAATGAAAAAGAacctaaaaaaaagtttgagtTTTGCATTATTGCCACTTCAGGCAGCTCATTGATCTTACTTCTTCAAATTATCTATCAGATTCTCTATCACCTAAAGAATAAAGGTCTATTGCAGCTGCTGCAACatcaaaagtaaaaagaaattgGAAGCTAATAACTAGTAAACTGAAACTCAAAAATACTGCATTCAAAAGAGACTGTGATTAATAGATTTTGAAACAGCTTGGCTCCTCAGACATGTCAGGATGTGCTATGATCTAAAGTACCTTGATGCGTGCCTGGGCTTCATTGACCTGAGCCTGAAGGGCCATTTGGTGCTGAGAGGCCAGCTGCCGCTCCTCCCCGAGCTTCATCTGCAGACGATTCAGCTCCTCCTTCAAACATGAAAGCTTTTATCACAACACAGCACACACGTACGAATCATATATGACCATAGCAGTGGAGAATCCATGTCTGTTGGCCTTCGTGTACAAGCAGGTTAAAGAAGAGGATCAGTTGCATCCCTCTCTTACACCCTGTTGCTCCAATTTTGTAAACATCTAAACAACTCATAAGCAACAGTTATACAGGATGTTTTCTGATATGAACCTTTTTTTGAAATCAACTCAAAGGCACCAGTCAAGTTACCTGACCAAAGCTCtcatctttcattttctccGCTGGACTGAGTCTAGATTCTACGTGAGCTGCGTGGAGTTCAGGCTTCTGGCTGCTACTAAGTGCTTCCTTTGTGAAGGATTGCTGCTCTTGATGCCACTGGAGCTGCTTATTGAGGTGCTGTATCTCCAGCTCCAGTCGCTCTCTGTCTCCCTCAGCCGCCAGCTTCTCCTGAACACTGGAGCTCAGCTTGGCCTGGAGCTCAGCGGTCTGTAGCCGCTCAGAGGACGTCTCATCCCTGGAAAATATGCACATATATGCAAACAAAGTGAGCTCCAATGTTCCAGTATTATCTTGCAAGTGGCTAACGGAAAAAAGAGATATAAGTTGCAGCAGTATTATCCTTCGTAGCAGATTGATTATGctcattttgtcgttttcttATATATGATTAGCAAATCTTTTTATCTGACAAAGTTACTAAGGGTGAttgttttaccttgctgacaagTTACTAGTTCAcccaaaagacaaaatagaaccaCACAACAAATGTAACATCATATATGAAATTCTGTGTAAATCATGCAAGAAAATCTACATTGGAGAAACACGAAGAGCTTTCAGTATAAGAACAAaggaacaccagacagaatgtgaaaaagAGACCAcaggacgactcacaagaacacagcaagaaaaagccgatcaagaaaacaaaaaaatcagccatcagggatcACTGCAAGAGATATAACCACATTATGGACTGGGACAAGGGGAGGATTTTAACATTGGAAGCCAACAAGCACAGAAGGTGGATAAAAGAGGCCACAGAACTCAGAAAGCAGGCCATTCTATGATTCCATGAACCGCGACGAAGGGGCTACACCCTCTAACACCTGGAACTCCATCCTCCAGACACCATTGGATGGCGAGGGGCGTGGCTGATCTGATAGATTTTGACggatctgtcagaccggccaCCTGATAAAAACGACACGTCATCACGTCGGAAGACTGCAGACtgagttgaaacatgtcagcaaggtaaaacaaTCACCCTTACTAACTTTGTCAGGTAAAAAGAATTGCTAATCAAGTACTATCCCTTCTCTCACGACATGATCTAtttcaggggtgtcaaactcattttagttcaggttccacattcagcccaatttgatctcaggtgggccggaccagtaaaatcacagcataataacctataaataatgacaagtctaaatgtttcctttgttttagtgcaaaaaagcacattctgaaaatgtccacatttaaggaattatctttttacaaaacattatgaacaacctgaaatttttaatgaataataagtgaaatttcaacaacattcagcctcagtttatcatttacacattacaacttccagatcacagagtgtctacaaagaaacaaaacatttagtcacagctatctggaactgaacattaTAGTAGTTTACTTTGTGATTAAAAGAACCAAAAGtacgacaaaaaaacaaaacaatatattacaaaaataagacacaaaatgacaaaaaattaaacaaacgatataaaacaaaacataaaagagactaaaaatttgacaaaagttacaaagcggcaaaaaatggacaaaaaaattacacaaaacggcaaaaacgatacacaaaacaacaaataaagcaaaacacaaaatgacaaaaataagacaaaaaaacacaagcaagacgaacaggaaacataaaacgacaaaaacatgagacaaacaacaaaagtcagacaaaaagatacagaaaaaacaactacaaacaagacaaaatattacaaaaatgagacacaaaacgacaaaagaacgaTGAGCaatctagcattttactttatgatcaaaataacttgtcatggtctagaaattattttaaatttatagttttactaatttacaatctgcagttaatgtcttctctgtaatttttacactttgagggccggattggaccctctggtgggccggttttgattccagggccgcatgtttgacacccctaatCTATTTCACCCACATATCCCTGTAGTTTTTGCTGTGTGAGATCTTGAACTGAAAACAACCTTAGTGTATCGTGGGCCGTTTGGAGGCGGCCGAGTTCAGCTGTCAGCCGGTCAACCTGCTCCTGCAGCTGGTCCACCTGAAGCCTGTTGTCCCTCAGGTCCTCCAGGGTTTGGCTACTGTCCTTGTAGCGCTCCAGCTCGTTCTGGAGTCTGCTGTGGGCACGCTCCATCTGGGCCACCTGACAGGAAGAGAGTTAcagaaggagacagagagatggTGAGAACCTCATGTTGGGAgtgtaaatgtcaaaataatgcAGGCTGTAGATCCACATCGATGTATTTATGTTGACATGTGGTCAGATTTATTTTGATATGCTGACAGTGAATCTACACGGTtttcaaattgacctgttttgaTGCGACATATGCATCCAAACTTTGATCTGTGCAggatatttaaaaacactttaaatgcatttttatgacattttcaatTCTACCTAAATTCTTCCTCTCATTTATAACCATTTATCCCTGTAGAAAGAACTGTCATGACATTTTCATCGCGTTTTAAATGACTTATGCACGGTGTAAATGACTGCAAGCAGAGAAGTAAACAAACCTTTTCCTCCAGAACTGCTTTTTCCCCTTTGACTTGGGTGAGGCTCTTGATGAGTGTTTTCCCCTGTTGGCATTCTGTCTGAAGACTGTTCACCTCAAGTCTCAGCTTCTTTAGCTCTTTCTCACCTATCTGCAAAGCCTTCAATTTAGAATGCGGGAGAATAATTTAGTTAGTTTGCAgctttgtaaatatattttcaagtATAGCAATAACCACATTTCACAGACTCATGTAGCTGTGgtgtgctgctttttctttcagACAGTCATACCTCTTTATCTTTTTTAAGGGCTGCCTGAGCAGCACTGAGGTCCAACTCCAGCTGTTTCCTCCAGTCTTTCTCCTCAGTCAGACGAGCCTCAAGCAGAGCCAGTCTCTCCTGGCTGCCATCTCTCAGGTGCTTCGTACACGGCGAAAACAAAGCGCATAAAATTCATAGGTTGCACTAAACCAAGAATTTGACGTCCAGTGTCTAAACTCTTTGATGTGCCCTAATTAATCTCTGCAGGCTGATTAGGATTAAACTCTTGCACACATCTTACGTTCTATGTACATGTGGGAATCTGAGAGGACAGTTAAGTGAGGACTGGATTGTAAAGCAGACCTAGTTTCAATTCTATAATGTTCTATTGGCGTCCAATTAGAGCTTTTTGGTCAAACTTTAACAGTTTCCTTGCATGTCTTGGTTATATTTATCTGTTGGTGCATATAATACTGAAGCCAATTAAAACTCcttttgttgttgcattttaaGCAGCATTACACCTCTTTACGTACAAGCttttaataatcacagttatTTAATTGTAGCTGAGGTCATCACAAGCCATAGTGTTGCCATGTTGATGCTGTAAATTGAGAACATTGGAAGCATTATTAATATTAAGAAGAGTAATTTCTTACCAGCTGTAGGTAGGACTCGGTGGTTTTGACTTCCTCTCCATTCTTCAACATTTTTTCTTGGGCATCCTGCTTCTTTAGCTCTGCCTCCAGGCTTTTGATCTGCATGGCCAGTTTAGATTATTACTCAGCCATTAGACAGGGATGACTGTTGCCAAGACTAAATTATTCTGTCTGACCCCTTCTATATTAAGGACTGACATTAATAAATGTCTGTGAAGCAAGCTTTCTCCACACATCAGGTGAAAATTCACAAAACCAGGAAAGTAACCAGTGACTAATCAATCCACCCTTTATCcggttaaaaaaatatgaagcaaTGTTGAACAAGAAGTCAGTCCAGTTCATTTACCCTCCTGTGCAGTCCTTCCAGTTCTCCCTCATGGCGATGCCTCTCCTCCTTGCTGGCATTCTGAGCCTCCCCCAGCAGGGCCTCCAGCTCCTCGttcctctcctccagctcttcCTGTCCTTGGCGGAGCCTCTGGAGTTGCCGTTGCAGCTCCCGGACCTGAACGAGCCCATCTTCCACCGCCTCCTGACACCTAGCAGAGAATAACGGCGGTTACAGTAAGACAGAGCAGGTGGGATACATTTGAAACAGCATAAAAGTCTCACACCGTTATCCGTGATGTAGCTCTTGAGGAGTTAATGTATTTACCGTTTGTGAATGTGATCCTTTTCTTGAGTTGACAGGGCAGACATGTTGCTCTGAGGTTCACCACCAATGTCCTTTTGATCCTCTCTGGCCGCATCATTTACTGTCATCTGAACAAACGTGACACCAAACAATGCTAAGGTGCTGCAACAATGtttgtgactttttattttaataaataaattctgtaaATGCTGACCTGGTCCCTGAGATGTTTCTTCTCGGACTCTATAATGCGCACTCTCTCCCTCAGAGCTCTGTTCTCAGCGTCTAGTCGGTCGTTTTGCTCTTTGGCTCGCTGCAACTTCATCATATCTATGGAGAGAAAACACCAACACCATAGAGATCTAAACAaagcaaatatttgacattaaaatgtgtgcatatttctgtgttgtttggtcTTTTGAAATCTGTAATGAAGTTTTACAAATATACTTAACATAAATCACATTAAGCCCAACACACAGAACTTTTTGCAAAGAATAATTCTGCATTAGTCACTTTATGAGTGTGACATAGTTCATATTTGCTGACCAAATTTATTATCAAATCACAGCTAAGTGTGGCGGCTAGCTGTTCTAAGATTCGACTGAACCTCCCAAAACAAGGCCAAGATTCTGTGAAAACCAGTTACCAGTAAAAGGGAAATATTCCTTTTACTAACATAATGATTCATTGTGCTTCTGCCTCATACAATACACTATTGTCAAAGTGCAAATGGAAAGGACATGTGAAAGTATTAGAAAGTCAACTTCCTGGTCAATAAGCATCTCTCTTGCAGTAACTTCTGTCTAAATCGATTAAAtctaaaagaataaaaaacaaaaaagatcatGCAGTAGAGTATAATTAATCTAAACATGAAATGGTTTGttgaatcattttttattatcctTTTAATTTTGTGAATCTCAATGCAGATTTAATATAAGCAGAAGTCAATAACCACAACCCTAAATCATAAAACATAGAAACAATATCCACTCCTACTCCTTCCAAAATGTTCCCACCGATTTCTAGCCCACAGGAATTTTATAATGGTCAGATAAAATTTACACCACTCTGTCTCACCACAGTGTTTCAGTTTGTCCACTTCCTTCCTCAGGTTCTCTACTTCTTGGACTGTTCCCTGAAGCTCAGATCCTGAGATTAGAAGCATATTTTTAATTCTATCACACAGAAATGAGCATTCTGCTAATTATTTCcctttgaacatgtttttactgCTGCTAGACATTTCCTATAGCTGGCTTTATTAGCACAATTTCACATACAGAACACACTTATTAGTTAGTTAAGTGAAAAGTAAAGTATATTAAACAAATCCTTGACATGACAGTGAACATCAAGGAACTGGCATTTACACATttgaaccctcctgttgtcctcatttacaggcaccaaaaaatattgtttcctcgtctgaaaaaaatcccaaaaatcagcaaaaaaattccccaaatttctgaaaatttgcaaaaccttcaggaagaaaattccaataaatccttaaaagtttcgcttaaaagttgttttttttaaattccccaaatttagcaagaaaattcttgtaaatattttccaaaaatgagtaaaaatcttcccaaaaaaagcctaaaaatatctaaagtgattacatatatatcagtaaaacttctaatattttctttaagaacatttacatccaacattttttttgtgaatgttcttaagaaacatttttaacatttcttttttttccccacaaaaaaaatgttcaaagatttcccaaaaatgttgaaaatgtggacatcagaaatttccctgtgtaaatatatttttctcccacattttcaaattttaaaatggctcaattttgactcgcaggaTGACAGTAGGGTTAAAAGTTGGAAACAACAAGCTGGGTAGTCAACAGGCCAGGGCTGCATGTAGGAAATTCTTCTGTATACTCACAACACATCAACGGATACATactgtaagactttacaacatacCATTTGGGTCAACGTTGTTGTTTTTGGCAGCATccagctcattggtgagtctgcgGATGTCCTGATGAGCCATCGTCAGCCTCCTAGACGCCTCCTCCAGGTCCCGTTCCAGCCGCTGCCGCTCATTTCGCTCTTGGGAGATCTCCTCGCTGTAGGCCTGATGTTAAAGGCGAGGCACGGACGGTTAGAGTTGGAgtagagcagcagaaaagcaGATCGGTGGTTAGACTGGATGCAAGAAACCCGACATGCAGCTGTAACAGACATGCAATCTGAGATTCATCATCACTGCAGGCTGTAAAGAAGTGGAGGGAATGAGTTAGAGCTTATTTCTCTGCATCCACCTGCATCGACAGACCCGGAGACAAAAAGTATACAAGATATTACCTGTGTCccgtaatgtgtgttttgtttattgcgtgtttttgtgttttgtttagctGATAACCATAgaacagaggtgtcaaacacGCTCTGTAATTTTTCCCTCTGAAAAATTACATAGAAGACATTCACTCTcaattgtaaatctgtaaaactatacatttaaaataatttctagaccttgacaacttgttttaatcataaagtaaaatattatattgctcattcttcttttgttattttgtgtctcatttttgcaatattttgtcttgtttttgtctttttttgtctgacttttatcatttgtctgtttttgttattttgtctctcatttttgtcgtttcttttttcttgtgctttttgtcttatttttgtcattttgtgttttgctttattcgttgttttgtcgttttgtttcttttttgtcatttttggtcttacCTTTACcgtttgtccattgttttgtccctttgtaacttttttgtcaaatttttgtcttttttgttttgtttcatgttgcttgtctcattttttgtcattttgtttttcgcttttgtcattttgtgtctcattttttgtaatattttgtcttgttttgttgtttttttggccgACTTTAGTTgtgttgatcataaagtaaaatcctatatcattcattttcagatacctgtgactaaaagttttgtgcatttttgtagataaactgtgatctggaagttgtaatgtgtaaatgataaactgaggtgtaatgttgttgaaactgaacttatttttctttaaacatgtCAGGtaggtcataatgttttgtaaaaagtagttccttaaatgtgaacattttcagaatttaaagttgtggttatttataggtttttgTGCTCTGATTTCAATGGTGCAGCCCACTTCAGattaaattgggctgaatgtgacccctgaactaaaatgagtttgacacctctgccatagaagaaagagacagaaaaggttTAAGACGAGGACATGCAACAAAGATTCGACCAGTTATGCTCCTTAACCACAGGCCTGCTGGGACACCTTTAGTAAATGACATTCACAGATGTGTTACTGAAACAAGCAATGTGTCTGCGTTGTAGCGGTCATGTGAAAATCAAGGAACATTGTCAGTGTGGAAAGTATTTCAAAAAGCAGCACCAGTTTGAAAGAAGCCGGTGATGATGCAGCTTGGTTCTTTATCGCCATACCAGTGTTAGTTTTCAGTTAGTATTGGCTGTAAGGAGGAAACCTACAGGGGTAATATTGTGTTTGCTCTGACCAGACCTGCGCAGGCCAAACAGCTTCTTCCAAGAACTCTGGGATGAACACTGCTGAGAGGAAACACCAGTATGTGCAGATTCACACTATATAACTATGAAGCTGCATCTCTGTACATTAACATTATCTTCTCCAAAATTAATCCAGTCTGGGGAGCTATTCCAGCCTGCAACTTAGGGAGGGCAAAATACGCGTCACCTCACCTTCGTCATGCTATCTATGGTCTTCTGTATATCCTCCCTCTGCTGCTTTAGGTCCTGCACCATCTTGTTGCCAATATGCTCCTGCGTAAATgtcataaaaagacagagattAACCACATTTACATGGTCTCTGTATGCACCTTGGCTAGTTAATTATTACATTTCCCTACCACTATAACGCTTTTGGACAGCTTAATTTGAAATTTCTATATAACTAAAGGCTGTAAATTAACTGTTTAAGACACAAAAGCCTTAAATTTACAGTCCAAAAGTGGAAATATCATATACTATTCAAAATAATACTtgtattgttttcattgtttcacTTCTGAAGCTCGCGGATGTGTGTAGATCAGGCCTGTACCTGGTGGTGAACCTCCTTGAAGCTGCCACTGAGACTCTGACTTTCCAGCCTCCTCTCAGCAGCCTCCAGCCTCTCCAGCAGCGTGACTCTCTCCACCAGCAAGTAAGCCACCTGCTCACTGGGGCTGCTCAGGCCCATCTCCCCGAGATCCTCCTTAGCCAGCATCTCTGCCAGCTCCTTGCTCTGGTTCTCTGGAAGAAAGGGGAGTTTACTCTGATCAGTAATTTCTCTGGCAGGACTATGAAAGAATGTTTAGAACAAGATAAAGCTCTGTTGTCTCAGATTCAGCATAAACGCAGGAAAATAAGGCTTAAATCTAAGGGTGACCGGGCCTTCTCTGTCAGGGACTCTCTgctttggaac
The nucleotide sequence above comes from Amphiprion ocellaris isolate individual 3 ecotype Okinawa chromosome 8, ASM2253959v1, whole genome shotgun sequence. Encoded proteins:
- the ccdc30 gene encoding coiled-coil domain-containing protein 30 isoform X2, with amino-acid sequence MKMDHEEAWTELDQISMRLQEDGLPPAAGAEERQRHLWQQLLISEAKLQSATQELQTLRLQQANEMKEVESYVAHVRGLLEERECLTADYERDNEHLRHELHQIRHQQENQSKELAEMLAKEDLGEMGLSSPSEQVAYLLVERVTLLERLEAAERRLESQSLSGSFKEVHHQEHIGNKMVQDLKQQREDIQKTIDSMTKCSSQSSWKKLFGLRRSGQSKHNITPAYSEEISQERNERQRLERDLEEASRRLTMAHQDIRRLTNELDAAKNNNVDPNGSELQGTVQEVENLRKEVDKLKHCDMMKLQRAKEQNDRLDAENRALRERVRIIESEKKHLRDQMTVNDAAREDQKDIGGEPQSNMSALSTQEKDHIHKRCQEAVEDGLVQVRELQRQLQRLRQGQEELEERNEELEALLGEAQNASKEERHRHEGELEGLHRRIKSLEAELKKQDAQEKMLKNGEEVKTTESYLQLHLRDGSQERLALLEARLTEEKDWRKQLELDLSAAQAALKKDKEALQIGEKELKKLRLEVNSLQTECQQGKTLIKSLTQVKGEKAVLEEKVAQMERAHSRLQNELERYKDSSQTLEDLRDNRLQVDQLQEQVDRLTAELGRLQTAHDTLRDETSSERLQTAELQAKLSSSVQEKLAAEGDRERLELEIQHLNKQLQWHQEQQSFTKEALSSSQKPELHAAHVESRLSPAEKMKDESFGQEELNRLQMKLGEERQLASQHQMALQAQVNEAQARIKSQDSVLSQKAEEAKQMKQDLQRAQSLFTSAERELRYEKEKSMDLKRHNTLLDQEKLKLCAEVKQVQNKLVQVEQKVQTQEAECERQQHKIRELELELARSCTNRSATTSLQEDLQAERTRLIAADKKVLELQQQLKSAQHQLRVEEARAGESSRLERDSRDLSDTLSALRAQQQEEHITRKLLEQREEELQQLVRSLRLKEASLTRANTELSHRVQQLETRLSILETELRKAREEAKDSQKSSHRLQEGLVACQQESERLQGELQQVLLQCDAHVRKYNEKQSQHKTKLRQAKQLFLKATAQRDCTIQKLENDLLLASSLSHKEKERIHTVMEENEKLLEEKRELLHKISEAEEMGSKGMRTASTVQHRVNVLEVENRQLQDRTLKLSNQVSSLERALRNVQSFYSLENAKKVLPSDSRSVGVLHTSALSLTAGSCDPLDILDAICRAKGDRVAGDGTRASFSTHQPPEQGYLNLTSPLLPPASTTGTEDSSNTTEQV